The sequence TTTATTCCAACCCATTTCTTCTTTTGTACTCTAAAACACCTTCATTATGTTGTTTGATGAGATAGATTCACAAGAAAACAGAGATGCCCGAGGTCGATCCAACTTTCAGCCAATCAGGTCTGCCATGTGGAGACTCCCACATATAGACCTTGCTGACTCAGGTGCCTGGCTGGGTCTTCTGCTTTGACAAAGGgacacaacaacatggatggtaTCATCTTGCTGGCTTACATCATATCTTGAAACCAACTGGGttttatatttgatatatttgaaCAGAGTCAGAGGTGGGGatctaattttatattctttgaagtgttgttgcaggaaggggacccCTTCTAGAGCCTGAGGTTGGGCTCTTATAtaaaactcagaaatgaattgtccgagctgacaaagcaagagatttcattGGGAAGGGGCACCTGGGTGGTCAGCAGGAAGGTCAGGAAACCCAGGAagactgctctgccacatggctcatAGTCTTGGGTTTCTGTGGGGATGGGGTGAGTTCCTGAATTGTCTCTGGCCAGTCACTTCCTCAGGGCCCTTCCTGGTAGCATGTGgttcactcagccaagatggaatCTAGAGAGAAGGATCCTCTGGAGGGAGGATGGTAAAATATATGGACtggagtctcctctgtccttctgacctttcccaaattcttctggttggtggtagcttgttagttcCAGGTTTCTTACTGGGACCTCCTGTTATAAAATAGCTCACGTAAGTGACTACTATCTAGCCTGGCCAGGGATGGCTGTTTCAGTTAGTGTCTCCCCTAACCGTATGGCCAGTGAATTGCTTCAATACCATGTAATCCAACCTTTCCAATGGATTCAAATCATTTAATATCCGGGGCCCAAATCCCCAGCATCAGTAACCACCGCCGAGAATAGCTTCATCCCACAAGTCCCACTCTTGGGCGCTGTGTTTGCCAGGATGCTTCTTCTCTCTACTGGacctttttcttccctccttcctggtGTCCCAACTGTGGGTGCTCTTCTTTCTGTGTTTGGACTTCTCTGTGCTGCCTGGCTCCACCTTGGCCTTCCTCCTGTTCTCTTTGTAGGAATCTCCATCCTTGTGGTTCTTCCTTTTCCACTCTGCCTGCTCCTTGCCACCgtgtcctcctccttccttttccctgGATCTTCTCTTCCAGCCTCTGTCTTGATCTCTATCTTGATGGATGCTGGTGAGATACTCTGAGATGCAGCTAGCCTCATCTTTGTGTTGTGTGGCATGGGGACCAGTGATCGTTCCTTGCACAGGAGGCCTTGGAAACCACCAGTTATTGAAGAAATGGTCACGTTTTTTCTGACAGTGACTTACAAGTTCCAGTCTCTGTCTCAAGTGATGACTACTGGACAGTGGGGATGAGTGACTTTCCACTGTTTTTGACCTTTTGTAGGATCCACAGGACTTGTGGGGCTGCCTGAAGGGGAAGCCCTGCTCCAGAACTGGAGGTCGGGGTGTGGTGTGGTCACTTTCTTTGTATGCAGAGTCTTCTGTCCCCTTTCTAAAGCAAACCTCTGGCTTTAATCCTCTGGCTCTCTGCTTTCTGATGTAATCCTGAAGTTCATGTTGAAAAGAGTCACaagttttagaattttccatTATGCTAACTATGGATTAATCTCTGCCAAGGAAGATGAAGAAAAACTTTCTGTTAGTTGTTTTGCTGTAAATGTAtgctttttctttgaaaagaccaGGTTGTCAAATTTCTAGTGgagattatattattataatcatgTACTATAAATACCATGTAGCTattgattttgaaaatatatgtatattgaaaatatttatgtattttgtatatatattttgaaaatattgattttaaaaaatatatgtagctGTCAATACCATGTAGCTCTTGATTTCCAGACAAAcaccccaatcaaaaaatgggcagaaaatgggcagaacaccttaatggacatttctccaaagaagacatcacactggtcagaatgaccgtCATTCAAAAGTTTATggataacaaatgctggaaagggtgtgaagaaaaggaaatcctctgACACTGTTGGTGAGAGTGTAGTTGATGCAACCACTAGTCAATGAATATGGAGGgttctcagaaaattaaaagtaggattaccatatgatccagcaatcccacttctggtcaTATACTGGACAAAACTGTCATCCAAAAAGATGCAGGTATCCCTTTGTTCATAGcggcactatttgcaatagccaagacatggaagcaacttaaatgtccctCAGCAGATGAGTGTAAAAAGAAGCTGTctacatatatacagtgaaacactgctcatccattaaaaagaacaaactaatgccatttgcagcaatatggatgcagctagaaattatcataataagtgaagtaaatcatgaaagagaaagacaaatactgtatgataccacttataaatggaatctaaaatacggcacaaatgaacctaggtacaaaacagaaatggacctatagacatagagatcagacttgtggttgccaaggggagatggggagggagagggatggactggtagtttggggttggtagatgcaaactgttacatttagaatgaataaacaacaaaatcctacCATATAGCATGAGGAATTATATCAGGTCTCCTGggaaaaaccataatggaaatgaatattaaaaaatgaaatgtatatatgtgtaacacTGAGTTGCTTTGCTGTATGTAGAGACTGTCACAACGTTGGAAATCacttatacatcaataaaaacatATGTGGTTTTGACACAGACTGAGAATCATAAACTATAACAGACTAAGAAAATGTGTCCTAAAACACTGTGTAAATTTGAGGATctgggaaaatataattttttgtgtgtgtgtgaggaaaaTGCCCTATTTattagaaaaaggcaaaataaactgCAGTAGATCTCTTCAGCCTGCCAGCTTGGCAAAAATTAAACAGGTGGGTATTGCCAGCACTGGTGGACCCTCTTGGGGGGACGAGCGAGCCATTGCTGATCAAGCAGGGACACTCCCACCCTGAAGGCCCGTGACCCCGGACAAGTTCCGGGGCTGTGCGAGGAGCTGAACAGTCCTTGGGCCCCCCCGgagaaaaatatcattaaaaaaattatttatttatttttggccgtgctgggtctctgttgctgtatgggctttctctggttgcagcaagtgggggctactattcgttgtgatgcacaggcttctcactgcagtggcttctcttgtggagcgggGGCTCTCGGGTGCTTGAGCTTTAGTAATGGAGGTACTTGGGCTTAGTatttgcagctcccgggctctagagcacaggctcagtagttgtggcacacaggcttagttgctctgaggcatgtgggaccttctcagaccagggattgaacccatatctcctgcattgacaggtggattctttaccagtgaaccaccagggaagccctgggaataTATCATTAATGTCTAAAATTTATCAGTGGTTATTGCTAGGTTCAGAGATTATagatgatttcagtttttcttacTTGTGCTTTGTGTTTTTTGCCATAAATAATACTACttgtatagtaaaaaaaaaaaagaaagtcaagtcATTTTAAGACAGCAGAGAGAACATCAGGTAAATAAATTATTCGTAAATTCTACAAAAACAGAACTGGCTAGTCCTTGTGTTATGTgccaagaaagaaataaaagagcttttcaaacattttctctctcacacacacacacacacacacatgtgtgtgtgtgttttgatctCATAGGTGGGataaaagaacagagaaagaTTCTACTTATTGTGATAAAGTCTAGAcctattcttcttttctttcttcctttctttttttttttttttttttttttttacaaatgagaaactgaGTTAGAGTTTAAATAACTTACTTACGGTCACACAGCCAGAAAGCAGAAGAGCCAAACATTGAACcgaggcagaggatccagagccTGGTCACTTAACTACTCCAATATTGGTACCAACCTTCTAGGTGTTATAAAGACTAGAAGAGTGATGGGTGCAGAGACACAGGTCAGTGCCCATCAGCTATTAATATTCTCATTAGGAAGCTGGAATGACGGCTAGCAGCATTTAATGTGTTACAGGTGGCCTATTCTGAAACTTTGTCTCTATTTTACATTAGTGTTTTGTCTTTCtagttaattaaaataaacacCTATTTGtgctaaaagttaaaaaaaaagtcacatcagCCATGTACACTGTAAAACCAAATAGtggattttgggcttcccaggtggttcagtggtaaagaatccatccctggtctgggaagaccccagatgcctcagggcaactaagggcaactaaacctgtgtgccacaactactaaactggagctctagagcctgtgctcggcaacaagagaagtcactgccaATGAGATGCCAATGCACtgcagcaaagagtagcccccacttaccGCAAGCAGAGGAAGCCCgcgcatagcaatgaagacccctcgcagccataaacaaaaataaataaaattcctttaaaaaaaacctgagcTGATTTCTCTCTCCAGAGGTAACTATTGGACATATGACTGTTTTGGGGtgcccatggactgaagctcgccagactcctcttgtctctgagatttcccaggcaagaatactgaagtaggttgccattttcttctccaggggatcttctcaacccagggattgaacctgggtctcccacattgtaggtagattctttactgtctgagccaccaggaatgctCTATATTACTGTATTCCTGAGGACTAAAACTCTGATCAAACAGGCAGGAGGTCAGATTGTGCATTCTGGTTTGCAACTCAGCTTTTCTTCCCAAACAATGTATTCAGACTCATTTTCTACTTCAGTGCACAAAGTTTGTACCTTATCTTTATGGGAGCTTCTTGGTGTGACAGAACAGGCATGGACCAtgagtctttaaaaaaacaaacagggatttccctggtggtctggtggttaagaacctgccttccaatgcaggtttggttcctggtGGTGGAAttacgatcccacatgccatgcagcaactATGTCCACACCCTACAACTAGAGAGCCCTCcagcagcaactagagagaagcctgtgcatagcAAGACCCAGCAcggctaaaaaaaaaattatatatataattcgcTTAAAAAGAATCAGATCCCTGAAAATTTAGGTCCTCCTAATTTTTAGCTATGGTCAACAAAGCAGCagtgttttgcagatactgactGAGTGGCCTGGGTCCGTGGGGCACTGTAGGGTGCTGCcaagtggcgctggtggtaaagaacctgcctgcccatgcaggaggtgcaagagactgcagattcagtccctttgccaggaagatcccctggagaagggcatggcaacccactccaattcttgcctggagaatcccatggacagaggagcctggcagcctacggTCCATAGCGTCACATAGAGTGTGCAGCtgagcagcagcagagtgctggccCAGAGGTGGGCTGCCAGGCTAAGGCCCTCCTCCTTGGGAAGGATCTGCTCCTGAAACATTCTTGGTCAGGAAGAAAACTTCCTCCCCTAAATAAAACCTGAGAGGGGTTTGAATTTGTAGAAGAGGGGTTCAGCTTTTTTTGTGGGGGGTTCAAACTGATTCTGGATTCTGGTGAGGTGATTTCAGAGAGCCATCCAGTCATTTCCTCATTGTggaaggatgaaagtgaaagtgttcgttgctcagtcatttccaactctgtgaTACCAGGGACtgtagttctccaggctcctctgtttatggaattctcaaggcaggaatactggagtgagttgccatgcccttcttcaggggatcttcctaacccaaggattagacccagatctcctgtattgtaggaaATTGTAGAAACCCAAGTCGCCTGccttctttactgcctgagccacaagGAGGGTGGAATGCAAAGTCCCTGAAAGGActcacccctccccgcccccccccccggggCATAGGTGGGATCTGAGAGCCTTTAGGCAGGTTACACCTCTGGGCAGGTGTGGATCTGGAGTCAGGCTGCCACTTACTTATGCTGTTGACTTATGTcaatagtgaaggacaaagaagcctggcaggctacagtctatgggggtcacaaaagagtcagaccacttagtggctaaaccatcaccaccatgccTCCTAAATATGCAACATAAAGTCTTAACAAGCACTAGTAAGAGAGGGGTGTGGTCCAGACCTGTCcactgggaggtgggtgggaggggacagGGCTGGGGAAAGCAGGCCCTGCTTACATAGGGCTTGGATATAGTCATACACAGAAAATGTGTGCGCTGTGAGATCTGCCAAGCCTGGCCTATTTTACCTACTACACACCCCTGGAAGCTACTTAGAGTCCTTCTTCCTGGCTACCACCTACCCAGTCTAGCCCTGGTCTCTTCACCAGTGCCACATATCAGCCTCCATCCCTTTTCACCCACCCCTGAAACCTTCAGggaaaagcagccagagaaatcTTTTTAAAGGACAACTGGATGTCTGCTCCAGCCAAGTCCCTCTGTTTCTTACTGCACTAAAATTGTCCTTTGTCccatgactcagctggtaaagaacctgcctgccaatgcaagagatgcgagaGAcatggttgatccctgggtcaggaagatcccctggagaaggaagtggcaacacactccagaatttttgcctagaaaattccatggacagaggagcctggcgggttacagtccatggggtcacaaagagtcactcaGGActgactgagcaagcatgcatgcgcacacacacacacacacacacacacacacacacacacacacacacaaaagtcccTAGGCCACCCACGTCTGACTTCTACCTACTCCTCAGTCTTGAGTGCCAGCTGTAACTGCTGCCTGCCTTTCGGTTTCTGCACCCTACCCTCCCAGCCTACATAGAATCCATGCTCCCTCTGGTCTCTACCCCCAACTCCTTTCTTCATGGTCTGCTAGGTTATCCCTTTCCAGCCTACTCCTCCACCTCATCTCTGGTCCTCTGGCTTTGTTTTCAGTTGGGATGCTCTATATTAAGACAAACTTGGCTACACCATAGAGTAGGAAGcaaaatttgttaaataaataataatatcacATCCGGTTAAAACCAAGTCCTCGAAGACATTTCCTTCTGCTCAGAGCTCACAAcattccctcccccttcccattGCTCTCAGAGATGGAGATTCCAGTCCACTTTTCTCCCAGGGAACTTGTAGGGAGTTTGGGGAGCTCGAACTGCCTCCGGCTCTCCACCTCCCTCCATTCCTGTCCTTCGTTCCATGATTCAGACCAGAACCCTATTAGACACTCGCTGCTCCCTACCTCACCGGGCAGCACCATCACAAGTCCTACTTGCTCTGCAggattggggacttccctggtggttcagtggttaaggctccccTGCTTCtaatgctgggggcctgggttccacccctggtcagggaactaagatcacacatgcctgaGGTGCCCCTtggagccacacacacacaaaaagcatcCAGGAAGGGAGCATTTCTTTGCATGGAAGCTGCTCCTGTAGGGGGCGGGACCACATCTCTGCTGTATCACAGCTTTCTTGTTGTGGTCTTAAACAATAGTCTCTATGTTTACACAAAGCAGTACAAAATGAGGCAGTTGCTCAAAGGGTGACTTGGAGCTAGAAAATCCATCCTGAgcgttaaagtgttagttgctaagtcatgcctgactctctgtgaccctatggactgtagcccaccagggtcctctgtccatggggttttccaggcaagaatactagcgtggcttaccatttccttctctcactgtCCCTTCTTAATTGGCCTTCTAGCTTCTGCTTGATGAGTCTGTTTCCAAACCAGCAGTCAGAatagttatttttgtttgtctaaactttttattttttaaattatgaaaatatgactgctatatccttctacttctctgtatattcattacATTAATTTTTGAGGGTTTGATATTTAAACTCCAACCTAAAaccttatctacttaaaaaaaacaattgtAATATGGTGGAATtatatgtaaccttgttctgtattttctaagtctCCTGCAAATGTGTTATCTTGCAGAACACTTGCAAAATAATTCTTTGAATGTATGTAATCCTGATCAAGTcatcactcctctgctcaaaatccCTTGGGTATACTTCTTTCCTAAGAAGGAAGCCCAAACCCCCAAGGGTCCCTACAAAGCCCAGCCACTATTGGTAGTCTCTCTTAAGTTTCTGGTTTCTCTCTGATAAGCCTCCCCTTGTTCCTCCTTTCTAGCCTTCATTCTCCCTGCCAGAGGGGATGCGTGGGCACCCTCTAGCTCAGCCTCTTGGACTGTGGATCCCAGGGGAAGACTCTCCTTTTTTTTCAACCTTAATTTGAATATTATCTTCTCCCAGTtttgactgtcccttccccaacCCCGGGACACCCTAGGTCTGTCccctgatttatttttctctagggCACGTACCTAAGACAGCACCTCTGGATGTTGTTAAAATGCTGATTCTGACCCAGTGAGTCGAGGGTGGGGCCTGAGATGCATTTTTGACTGCAGCCCCGGGTGATGCTGGATGCTGCATCTGacatacatttttaaactgaaaaatttgGTCTATTTTTCATCTTAACCACCCTCCGATAGAAATCCCTCACCAAAGGAATTCTCTGGCCATCCAGGGGTTAAGCCTaagtgctcccactgcagggggtgtgggttggatccctggttcggtaaccaagatcccacatactgtgcagagtggccaaaaaattaaaaaaaaaacaaacaaaaacttttttaaattaaaaagggtttccctggtggcacagtggatgagaatctgcttgccagtgcaggggacacgagttccatccctggtccaggaaaatttcGCATACCATGGAGCAGCTAAGGCCGaaagccacaaccactgagcccatgtgccctagagcctgtgctctgcaatgagagaagtcCCCAAAACgagaagcccatgaactgcaagaagagtagcccctcctcactgcaactaaagaaagcctgggcaaagtaatgaagacccagtgcagctaacagcaagaacaaaaatttgaaaagaaaaagaaatatttcacccAGCAGAGATTCCTTATTCACTGCTGTCTCATATCAAATTGTGATGACCTaagtgcatgcacgctcagtcatgtccaactttgaattttgtgaccacatagactgttGCTCGGAAGATTCCCCTATCCATGgactctcccaggcaagaatactggagaaggttgtcattttctcctccacggGATATTTCTGATCCAGTGATTGAAGCCAAGTCTTTTGTCTCTcattcactggcaggcagattctttaccaccacgccACCTGGGCCAAGGTAGATGCCTAATCACATACTTGCTAAATGAATATGGGAGGAAAGAAGGGCCTTGACTTCTCTCCACACTTTGCCCCCACAAGTCCAGgtgccctgggaagcccagatccaAGGAGTCCTACCTGCCTCAGCCTTGCTCCCCAC is a genomic window of Muntiacus reevesi chromosome 3, mMunRee1.1, whole genome shotgun sequence containing:
- the LOC136163992 gene encoding lysine-rich coiled-coil protein 1-like, with translation MENSKTCDSFQHELQDYIRKQRARGLKPEVCFRKGTEDSAYKESDHTTPRPPVLEQGFPFRQPHKSCGSYKRSKTVESHSSPLSSSHHLRQRLELVSHCQKKRDHFFNNWWFPRPPVQGTITGPHATQHKDEASCISEYLTSIHQDRDQDRGWKRRSREKEGGGHGGKEQAEWKRKNHKDGDSYKENRRKAKVEPGSTEKSKHRKKSTHSWDTRKEGRKRSSREKKHPGKHSAQEWDLWDEAILGGGY